The following proteins are co-located in the Haliovirga abyssi genome:
- a CDS encoding YbjQ family protein, which translates to MTNLLIFLGLLILGYFAGKSAEKNHYNRIKEKEKNLLNLPVVTVKKVLKEDKILKSELVTGSVVISIDYFKRIVAILINLFGGEVTSYESLIDRGRREAIIRMKEQAKGANIIINMRIQTSTISKSANNKNSVGSVEVLAYGTALWVSK; encoded by the coding sequence ATGACTAATTTATTAATATTCTTAGGATTACTTATTTTGGGATATTTTGCTGGAAAAAGTGCAGAAAAAAATCATTATAATAGAATAAAAGAGAAAGAAAAAAATCTTTTAAATTTACCTGTAGTAACAGTAAAAAAAGTATTAAAAGAAGATAAAATTTTAAAGAGTGAATTAGTAACTGGAAGTGTAGTAATTTCAATAGATTATTTCAAAAGAATTGTTGCAATATTAATAAATCTATTTGGTGGAGAGGTTACAAGTTATGAATCATTAATAGACAGAGGGAGAAGAGAAGCCATTATAAGAATGAAAGAGCAGGCAAAAGGGGCTAATATAATAATTAATATGAGAATTCAAACAAGCACTATAAGTAAAAGTGCAAATAATAAGAATTCTGTTGGAAGTGTAGAAGTATTAGCTTATGGCACAGCTTTATGGGTTAGCAAATAG
- a CDS encoding outer membrane lipoprotein-sorting protein, with product MKKTVIVLLTIFIFNLGIAQNAKDILQKVKNNTEYSTSQMDATMIIKKGNKKLSEMKFKSYLKKGDKDRQLMRFTYPSRLKGTAILSSGDNIWYYNKRTNRVRLLSKSAKKGSMMGSSFSYEDMTIDFVNDFKSELQKTTNKYYVIKMVPIKDKKFKYLIAYILKDKYIDEKIEYYNDNEIKYKELISSDIKKIDKIMIPLHIEMRDILTGKSTEMITDESSIKLGIKIKDSIFSERNLKR from the coding sequence ATGAAAAAAACAGTTATAGTTTTATTAACTATTTTTATTTTTAATTTGGGAATAGCTCAAAATGCAAAAGATATTTTACAAAAAGTAAAAAACAATACAGAATATTCTACATCACAAATGGACGCTACCATGATAATAAAAAAGGGAAATAAAAAACTTTCTGAAATGAAGTTTAAAAGTTACTTAAAAAAAGGAGATAAAGATAGACAATTAATGAGATTTACATATCCAAGTAGATTAAAAGGAACAGCTATTCTAAGTTCTGGAGATAATATTTGGTATTATAATAAAAGAACTAATAGGGTAAGATTATTATCAAAAAGTGCTAAAAAAGGAAGTATGATGGGAAGTAGTTTTAGTTATGAAGATATGACAATTGATTTTGTAAATGATTTTAAAAGTGAATTACAAAAAACTACTAATAAATATTATGTAATAAAAATGGTCCCTATTAAAGATAAAAAGTTTAAATACTTAATTGCATATATTTTAAAAGATAAGTATATTGATGAAAAAATAGAGTATTATAATGATAATGAAATTAAATATAAGGAGCTAATAAGCAGTGATATTAAAAAGATTGATAAAATAATGATTCCTTTACATATAGAAATGAGAGATATTTTAACAGGAAAATCTACTGAAATGATTACAGATGAATCTAGTATAAAATTAGGTATAAAAATTAAAGATTCTATATTTTCTGAAAGGAATTTAAAAAGATAA
- a CDS encoding HepT-like ribonuclease domain-containing protein, protein MSKRNQIDLLMDIKEAIQRIIIYTKNIDIDEFYKDIKTQDAVTRNIEIIGEAAKMIDKKIMEMDNSIEWSMMAKTRDRLIHHYFGVNYDVVWAICKENLPEVLEKISKLIEK, encoded by the coding sequence ATGTCTAAACGTAATCAGATAGATTTGTTGATGGATATAAAAGAAGCCATTCAACGAATTATCATATATACTAAAAATATTGATATTGATGAATTTTATAAAGATATTAAAACACAAGATGCAGTTACAAGAAATATTGAAATAATTGGAGAAGCTGCTAAAATGATTGATAAAAAAATAATGGAAATGGATAACTCTATAGAATGGTCAATGATGGCAAAAACAAGAGATAGACTTATTCATCACTATTTTGGAGTAAATTATGATGTCGTTTGGGCAATTTGTAAAGAAAATCTTCCAGAAGTATTAGAAAAAATATCTAAATTAATAGAAAAATAA
- a CDS encoding nucleotidyltransferase family protein: MTKEDILSKLREDYNVLGNKYGISKIGIFGSYATGNYNENSDIDILIKLKKPIGFKYFELIDFLEKELEKKVDIITEIGLNGIRVKDVEQTIKRSIIYV, translated from the coding sequence ATGACTAAAGAAGATATATTATCAAAATTAAGAGAAGATTATAATGTTTTAGGGAATAAATATGGTATATCAAAAATTGGGATATTTGGTTCATATGCAACTGGAAATTATAATGAAAATAGCGATATAGATATATTGATAAAATTAAAGAAACCGATTGGGTTTAAATATTTTGAATTAATTGATTTTTTGGAAAAGGAACTTGAAAAAAAAGTGGATATAATAACTGAAATAGGATTGAATGGAATCAGAGTAAAAGATGTTGAGCAAACAATAAAAAGGAGTATTATTTATGTCTAA
- a CDS encoding substrate-binding periplasmic protein: MKFSMKKSYIFLILFFTLTIISSSESNLNFIAEENYPPISFLKNGKPAGLAVEIVREMLKRKNIPDNIKVWPWVRGYRMTLHHPNYVLFSVARIKERENLFKWVGPIYKMEVSFYGKKNSKIIINSINDAKKLKRIGVFRDSFEEQLLKKRGFNNLDSAVNNILNTKKLMGGRYDVMIFTNTTIKSIVEKAGYSLNDVKKLYTFTTVSAYIAFSKDTPDETISSWQKTLDEMKKEGVLEKIEKKWLE; the protein is encoded by the coding sequence ATGAAATTTTCTATGAAAAAAAGCTATATATTCTTAATTCTTTTTTTTACCCTAACTATTATTTCAAGTTCAGAAAGTAATTTAAATTTTATTGCTGAGGAGAATTATCCTCCTATAAGTTTTTTAAAAAATGGAAAACCTGCAGGGTTGGCTGTGGAAATCGTTAGAGAAATGCTTAAACGAAAAAATATTCCAGATAATATAAAAGTTTGGCCTTGGGTTCGTGGATATAGAATGACTTTACATCACCCAAATTATGTACTTTTTTCTGTGGCAAGAATAAAAGAAAGAGAAAATCTTTTCAAATGGGTTGGTCCAATCTATAAAATGGAAGTAAGCTTTTATGGGAAAAAAAATTCTAAAATTATAATTAATTCAATAAATGATGCAAAGAAACTAAAAAGGATTGGTGTTTTTAGAGACTCTTTTGAAGAACAATTATTAAAAAAAAGAGGCTTTAACAATTTAGATTCAGCAGTTAATAATATTCTTAATACAAAAAAACTGATGGGTGGTAGATACGATGTAATGATTTTTACTAATACGACTATAAAATCAATTGTAGAAAAAGCTGGATACTCTTTAAATGATGTAAAAAAATTATATACATTTACAACTGTTTCAGCTTATATTGCATTTTCAAAAGATACTCCCGATGAAACAATTAGTTCTTGGCAAAAAACTTTGGATGAGATGAAAAAAGAGGGGGTTTTAGAAAAAATAGAAAAAAAATGGTTAGAATAA
- a CDS encoding TetR/AcrR family transcriptional regulator, translating to MNYSKTYLKIINTAYKLIAENGYDKTSINNIVKEAGISKGGLYHYFKSKEELFIKVVEYIFQSFDFINIFNSSTITIDNYMDKLKNIGKMFSLIDAQDENYFKFQNEFMIQALRDENIKGILTEIYNEFMPMIENLFLHLKNIGVSLREKNIKTLSEKVFVFLDGLMIYKGFGISLDCEKLWNSFLEDLII from the coding sequence ATGAATTATTCAAAAACATACTTAAAAATAATAAATACAGCCTATAAATTAATTGCTGAAAATGGATATGATAAAACAAGTATTAATAATATAGTAAAAGAAGCAGGAATTTCAAAAGGTGGATTATACCACTATTTTAAAAGCAAAGAAGAGTTATTTATAAAAGTTGTAGAATATATTTTTCAATCTTTTGATTTTATAAATATTTTTAATAGCTCAACAATAACAATAGATAATTATATGGACAAATTAAAAAATATTGGAAAAATGTTTTCGCTTATTGATGCACAAGATGAAAATTATTTTAAATTTCAAAATGAATTTATGATACAGGCTTTACGAGATGAAAATATAAAAGGGATATTAACTGAAATTTATAATGAATTTATGCCTATGATAGAAAATCTTTTTTTACATTTAAAAAATATTGGAGTTTCGTTAAGAGAAAAAAATATTAAAACTTTATCAGAAAAAGTTTTTGTCTTTTTAGATGGATTAATGATTTATAAAGGTTTTGGAATAAGCTTAGATTGTGAAAAATTATGGAATAGTTTTCTAGAAGACTTAATAATTTAG
- a CDS encoding DUF3783 domain-containing protein has translation MSFERINDEITERPEGKNCILVYGYNDNEFEKISSYTKKIGIDKILKIESQEVTLTLEDLVNEIKNNNDVDKGIEEKAIIFNAVSDSELHNFVQEFKTLNLNRPLFAAVTETSKKWKFSDLIKELMAEKKAFEERRKNKTKK, from the coding sequence ATGTCATTCGAAAGAATAAATGATGAAATTACAGAAAGACCAGAAGGTAAAAATTGTATATTAGTTTATGGATATAATGACAATGAATTTGAAAAAATATCTTCATATACTAAAAAAATAGGAATAGACAAAATTTTAAAAATTGAATCACAAGAAGTAACTTTAACATTAGAAGATTTAGTCAATGAAATCAAAAATAATAATGATGTTGACAAAGGCATTGAAGAAAAGGCAATTATTTTTAATGCTGTATCTGATAGTGAGTTGCATAATTTTGTACAAGAATTTAAAACTTTAAATTTAAATAGACCGTTATTTGCAGCAGTAACAGAAACTTCTAAAAAATGGAAATTTTCTGATTTAATAAAAGAATTGATGGCTGAAAAAAAAGCATTTGAGGAAAGAAGAAAAAATAAAACAAAAAAATGA
- a CDS encoding Cof-type HAD-IIB family hydrolase, which yields MKYKMLVMDMDDTLLRKDHTISERTKKAIKETQEKGVKVVLASGRPDFAMKDYAKELELDKYKSYILSFNGARIIDCHKDEIIFEQSLKKEVAHELYEISKKENMFIHTYLSDDIITEQNNEYTEIEANITGMKIKTITDFKKSIKGNVIKVLMLEDPTYLKKVSEKLHPKLSDKLNMTISKPYFLEFMDKGIDKGETLKKLANKLNINIDEIIAVGDSFNDSTMIKTAGLGVAMGNAHEEIKEIADYITDTSMNDGVAKLIEKFILKK from the coding sequence ATGAAATATAAAATGTTAGTTATGGATATGGATGATACTTTATTAAGAAAAGATCATACTATATCAGAAAGAACAAAAAAAGCTATAAAAGAAACACAAGAAAAAGGTGTGAAAGTTGTATTAGCATCTGGAAGACCTGATTTTGCTATGAAAGATTATGCAAAAGAGTTAGAACTTGATAAATATAAAAGTTATATATTATCCTTTAATGGAGCTAGAATTATAGATTGTCATAAAGATGAAATTATATTTGAACAAAGTTTAAAAAAAGAGGTTGCTCATGAATTATATGAAATAAGCAAAAAAGAAAATATGTTTATACATACATATTTGTCAGATGATATAATAACAGAGCAAAACAATGAATACACTGAAATAGAAGCTAATATAACTGGAATGAAAATAAAAACAATAACTGATTTTAAAAAAAGTATAAAAGGGAATGTTATAAAAGTTTTAATGCTTGAAGACCCTACATATTTAAAAAAAGTATCTGAAAAGTTACATCCTAAATTATCAGATAAATTAAATATGACAATATCAAAACCATATTTTTTAGAATTTATGGATAAAGGGATTGATAAGGGAGAAACTTTGAAAAAATTAGCTAATAAATTAAATATAAATATTGATGAAATAATAGCGGTGGGAGATAGTTTTAACGATAGCACTATGATTAAAACTGCTGGATTAGGTGTAGCTATGGGGAATGCACATGAAGAGATAAAAGAAATAGCTGATTATATCACAGATACAAGTATGAATGATGGAGTTGCAAAATTAATAGAAAAATTTATTTTGAAAAAATAA
- a CDS encoding efflux RND transporter permease subunit, with the protein MFNKIFKFIEKRSKLVIFIFILATVISLYLTSKLEVRMQMMDLLPKNEKLVQIYNKALKNFTSTDNIAVGVEGNEKDIENYIRDIAPNLKKIKNIKKVEYELNSDFLKSNSLLLVKQNDLENMQDMLTASNLQDFIAGINNNFEESYINSGDSQKMSKDKTQMLSFLNTIQDFAAAMKNGDVKTNFAKQFLIGKKYTISPDRKMGIFLIKSAVNSTDIMGMVNLVNSAEKYLKDNAKKYNVKVSLTGTQVISRDEMVVSNRDMTISTTVSIILMIIIFLAAFRYIRYSLLVIVPLSIGIILAMGFTYIVFGHLNIMTAMMGAILIGLGIDYSIHIISIFLEEKDDGKSTKEAVKAIFKKGMKGIIAGSITTAFGFYVFSISSFPGFREFGVVLGSGIVFTLITAVFLLPTLLLKMGDKKVKLIKTDLRVFDRLEKIVIHRPKRVLAVVLVILVILGMNIPKVSFEKNMMNIEAKGLESIALNKKIIDKFGFTSDNSIAISKNLKEARIIKEKADNMSTVGQIDSIAFYIPDKKLQLKRMKKIAEIKKILMGKKIDKLNIVTLKDELYRLNDNLIEISDLAYMGGETKLVNKCDEITKSNILIDFADNLAKYKGNLQKFQNKFIAEWKNIIENMNDKNIITIKNLPEDIRENYIGKNGEIMTTLYPKGDIWNSDFQKGHIAELKTLGKNVSGTALVYLKVIDISGSEGKRILLLSVFVIYFIILIDFRSIKYATMAILPMILTIFSMMGIMGMVGVKFNVVNIIALPLIIGIGVDDGIHIINRYRIENNLYIALKSTGKAILLTTITTAAAFGTLMLAKYRGFITFGLLLTLGVVLAYFFTIFFLVSVLAIFDQKTIKGGEQK; encoded by the coding sequence ATGTTTAATAAAATATTTAAATTTATTGAAAAAAGAAGTAAACTTGTAATTTTTATCTTTATTTTAGCAACTGTTATTTCTTTATATTTAACCAGTAAGCTAGAAGTTAGAATGCAGATGATGGATCTGTTACCTAAAAATGAAAAATTAGTTCAAATCTACAATAAAGCATTAAAAAATTTCACCAGTACAGACAATATTGCTGTTGGAGTAGAAGGAAATGAAAAAGATATAGAAAATTATATAAGAGATATTGCTCCAAATTTAAAAAAAATTAAAAATATAAAAAAAGTTGAATATGAATTAAATAGCGATTTTCTCAAATCAAATAGTTTATTATTAGTAAAACAAAACGACCTTGAAAATATGCAAGATATGTTGACAGCTTCAAATTTACAAGATTTTATAGCTGGAATAAATAATAATTTTGAAGAAAGTTATATTAATTCAGGAGATTCTCAAAAGATGTCAAAAGACAAAACACAAATGTTATCTTTTTTAAATACAATTCAAGATTTTGCTGCTGCAATGAAAAATGGAGATGTTAAAACAAATTTTGCTAAGCAATTTTTAATAGGTAAAAAATATACAATTTCTCCAGATAGAAAAATGGGGATTTTCCTTATAAAATCAGCTGTTAATAGTACTGATATAATGGGAATGGTTAATTTAGTCAATAGTGCAGAAAAATATTTAAAAGATAATGCAAAAAAATATAATGTTAAAGTTTCTCTAACGGGAACTCAAGTAATTAGTCGAGATGAGATGGTTGTAAGCAATAGAGATATGACAATTTCTACAACTGTTTCAATAATTTTGATGATAATTATATTTTTAGCCGCATTTAGATATATTCGATATTCTTTATTAGTAATAGTTCCTTTATCAATAGGAATAATTTTAGCCATGGGATTTACATATATTGTCTTTGGTCATTTAAATATTATGACTGCAATGATGGGAGCAATACTTATTGGACTAGGTATAGATTATTCAATACATATAATTTCCATATTTTTAGAAGAAAAAGATGATGGAAAATCTACAAAAGAAGCTGTAAAGGCAATTTTTAAAAAAGGAATGAAGGGAATTATAGCAGGTTCTATTACAACGGCATTTGGATTTTATGTTTTTTCAATAAGCAGTTTTCCTGGATTTAGGGAATTTGGTGTAGTATTAGGAAGCGGGATTGTTTTTACTTTAATTACTGCTGTTTTTTTATTACCAACATTACTTTTAAAAATGGGTGATAAAAAAGTAAAACTTATAAAAACTGATTTGAGAGTATTTGATAGATTAGAAAAAATAGTAATTCACAGACCAAAACGAGTTTTAGCTGTAGTTTTAGTTATACTTGTTATTTTAGGGATGAATATACCTAAAGTTTCGTTTGAAAAAAATATGATGAATATTGAAGCTAAAGGATTAGAAAGTATAGCATTAAATAAAAAAATAATAGATAAGTTTGGATTTACCTCAGATAATTCAATTGCTATAAGTAAAAATCTAAAAGAGGCAAGGATAATAAAAGAGAAAGCTGATAATATGTCTACTGTTGGTCAAATTGATAGTATTGCATTCTACATACCTGATAAAAAACTTCAATTAAAAAGAATGAAAAAAATAGCAGAAATAAAAAAAATATTAATGGGGAAAAAGATAGACAAATTAAATATAGTAACACTTAAAGATGAATTATATAGATTAAATGATAATTTAATAGAAATTTCAGATCTCGCATATATGGGTGGAGAAACTAAACTTGTTAATAAATGTGATGAAATTACAAAAAGTAATATATTAATAGATTTCGCAGATAATTTAGCAAAATATAAAGGGAATCTTCAAAAATTTCAAAATAAATTTATTGCTGAATGGAAAAACATTATAGAAAATATGAATGACAAAAATATTATTACTATTAAAAATTTACCAGAAGATATAAGAGAAAATTACATTGGTAAAAATGGAGAAATAATGACAACTCTTTATCCAAAAGGAGATATATGGAATAGTGATTTTCAAAAAGGACACATTGCGGAGCTTAAAACATTAGGGAAAAATGTTTCTGGTACAGCATTAGTATATTTAAAAGTTATAGATATATCAGGGAGCGAAGGAAAAAGAATTTTATTACTTTCAGTATTTGTAATATATTTTATAATCTTAATTGATTTTAGAAGTATAAAATATGCTACAATGGCTATTTTGCCTATGATTTTAACAATATTTAGTATGATGGGGATAATGGGAATGGTTGGTGTTAAATTTAACGTAGTAAATATAATTGCACTCCCATTAATTATAGGAATTGGAGTGGATGATGGAATTCATATAATTAATAGATATAGAATAGAAAATAATCTTTATATTGCATTAAAGAGCACAGGAAAAGCAATTTTATTGACAACTATTACAACTGCTGCGGCATTTGGAACTTTAATGCTTGCAAAATATAGAGGATTTATAACATTTGGACTTTTACTTACTTTAGGAGTTGTCCTTGCATACTTCTTTACAATATTTTTCTTGGTGAGTGTATTGGCTATATTCGATCAAAAAACAATTAAGGGAGGAGAGCAAAAATGA
- a CDS encoding EFR1 family ferrodoxin (N-terminal region resembles flavodoxins. C-terminal ferrodoxin region binds two 4Fe-4S clusters.) encodes MLKKDIDIYWFSGTGNTYLITNELKEELEKFNIKVNLFKIEKSNPKNIDTDKIIGLAFPVAVQATYPLVWNFIDRLPNLESKNTKIFMIDTLAGFSGGVVGPLKNILSKKGYECIGAKEFIMPSNYSKPKEEEVNRKKVEKSLKKAKDFAKDLVEEKSNWGRVPGVSDVVKYINNRQFIWNSIQKTVSINNDKCIKCGLCAKLCPTNSIRFNKGEYPIKVDGCESCMRCIAFCPQNAILLNKKETTQYKAVNLELFLK; translated from the coding sequence GTGCTAAAAAAAGATATAGATATATATTGGTTTTCAGGGACAGGAAATACGTATTTGATAACAAATGAATTAAAAGAAGAGTTGGAAAAATTTAATATAAAAGTAAATTTATTTAAAATTGAGAAAAGCAATCCGAAAAATATAGATACAGATAAAATTATAGGCTTAGCTTTTCCTGTGGCAGTACAAGCAACTTATCCATTAGTATGGAATTTTATAGATAGATTACCTAATTTAGAATCAAAAAATACAAAAATATTTATGATAGATACTCTAGCTGGATTTTCAGGAGGAGTTGTTGGCCCATTAAAAAATATTTTATCAAAAAAAGGATATGAATGTATTGGTGCGAAAGAGTTTATTATGCCTTCGAATTATTCAAAACCAAAAGAAGAGGAAGTAAATAGAAAAAAAGTGGAAAAAAGTTTAAAGAAAGCAAAAGATTTTGCGAAAGATTTAGTTGAGGAAAAAAGCAATTGGGGTAGAGTTCCAGGGGTATCTGATGTTGTTAAATATATTAACAACAGACAATTTATATGGAATTCTATACAAAAAACAGTATCTATAAATAATGACAAATGTATAAAATGTGGGCTATGTGCAAAACTTTGTCCAACAAATAGTATAAGATTTAACAAAGGAGAATATCCAATAAAAGTAGATGGTTGTGAAAGTTGTATGAGATGTATTGCATTCTGCCCTCAAAATGCAATACTGTTAAATAAAAAAGAAACAACACAATATAAAGCAGTAAATTTAGAATTATTTTTAAAATAA
- a CDS encoding ABC-F family ATP-binding cassette domain-containing protein: protein MLNVINVSLRFGARKLFEDVNIKFMPGNCYGVIGANGAGKSTFLKILSGEIESDTGQIITDPGERIAVLKQDHFEFDEEKVLQTVIIGHTELCEISAKKDAIYSKPDFSEEDGMIAAELEERFDELNGWDAESNAATILTGLGIPRELHDKKMKELTGSEKVKVLLAQAIFGNPDILLLDEPTNHLDIKSISWLENFLLDFKNTLIVVSHDRHFLNKICTHMADIDYGKIKLYVGNYDFWYKSSQLALQLAKNQNKKKEEKAKELREFIARFSSNASKAKQATSRKKQLEKLTLEDIQPSSRKFPYVGFTQDREAGNNLLKVENLSKTIDGVKVLNNVSFTIETNDKVIFLSENEIAKTTLFKILAGELEPDEGSYTWGVTTSRSYFPKDNSKYFEDKDLNLLDWLRQFSGNEQTETFLRSFLGRMLFTGDEVKKKVNVLSGGEKVRCMLAKMMIKNANVLLLDEPNNHLDLESITALNNGLIAFPGTILLIGHDHQFIETICNRVIEIKKEGVTNQEIEFDEYLNKK, encoded by the coding sequence ATGTTAAATGTTATTAATGTTAGTTTGAGATTTGGAGCTAGAAAATTATTCGAAGATGTAAATATTAAATTTATGCCAGGAAATTGTTATGGTGTAATAGGAGCAAATGGTGCAGGAAAATCAACTTTTCTAAAGATTTTATCTGGAGAAATTGAATCTGATACTGGACAAATAATTACTGATCCAGGAGAAAGAATTGCCGTTTTAAAACAAGATCATTTTGAATTTGACGAAGAAAAAGTTTTACAAACAGTAATTATTGGTCATACTGAATTATGTGAAATATCAGCAAAAAAAGATGCAATATATTCTAAACCAGATTTTTCAGAAGAAGATGGAATGATTGCAGCAGAATTAGAAGAAAGATTTGATGAGTTAAATGGATGGGATGCAGAATCAAATGCAGCAACAATATTAACCGGACTTGGAATCCCAAGAGAGTTACACGACAAAAAAATGAAAGAGTTGACTGGTTCTGAAAAAGTAAAAGTTTTATTAGCACAAGCTATTTTTGGAAATCCAGATATATTGCTATTAGATGAACCAACAAATCATTTGGACATAAAATCTATAAGCTGGTTAGAAAATTTCTTATTAGATTTTAAAAATACATTAATTGTAGTTTCGCATGATAGACATTTTTTAAATAAAATTTGTACACATATGGCAGATATTGATTATGGTAAAATAAAATTATATGTTGGAAATTATGATTTTTGGTATAAATCTAGTCAATTAGCATTGCAATTAGCTAAAAATCAAAATAAGAAAAAGGAAGAAAAAGCAAAAGAATTAAGAGAGTTTATCGCAAGATTTAGTTCTAATGCATCAAAAGCAAAACAAGCTACATCTAGAAAAAAACAATTGGAAAAATTAACTTTAGAGGATATACAACCATCAAGTAGAAAATTTCCTTACGTAGGATTTACTCAAGATAGGGAAGCTGGAAATAATTTGCTTAAAGTTGAAAATTTATCTAAAACTATTGATGGAGTTAAAGTGTTAAATAATGTAAGTTTTACTATTGAGACAAATGATAAAGTTATTTTCTTAAGTGAAAATGAAATAGCTAAAACAACTTTATTTAAAATATTAGCAGGAGAATTAGAACCAGACGAAGGAAGTTATACTTGGGGAGTTACAACTTCTAGATCATATTTCCCTAAAGATAATTCTAAATATTTTGAAGATAAAGATTTAAATTTATTGGATTGGCTTAGACAATTTTCTGGTAATGAGCAAACAGAAACATTTTTACGTAGCTTCTTAGGAAGAATGTTATTTACTGGAGATGAAGTTAAAAAGAAAGTAAATGTTTTATCTGGAGGAGAAAAAGTTAGATGTATGTTAGCTAAAATGATGATAAAAAATGCAAATGTCTTATTATTAGATGAGCCAAATAATCATTTAGATCTAGAATCAATTACAGCTTTAAATAATGGATTGATCGCTTTTCCTGGAACGATTTTATTAATTGGACATGATCATCAATTTATAGAAACTATTTGTAATAGAGTTATTGAAATTAAAAAAGAAGGGGTTACTAATCAAGAAATAGAATTTGATGAGTATCTTAATAAAAAATAA
- a CDS encoding YbjQ family protein, with amino-acid sequence MYLSNIETIPGKEIVEFYGMVSGSTVRAKNVGRDIMATFKNIVGGELKGYTELLQESRNEATNRMIQEAKNYGANAIVNVRYATSSVAQGASELYVYGTAVKVEE; translated from the coding sequence ATGTATTTATCAAATATAGAAACAATACCTGGAAAAGAAATTGTAGAATTTTATGGAATGGTATCAGGGAGCACAGTAAGAGCAAAGAATGTAGGAAGAGATATAATGGCAACTTTTAAAAATATTGTTGGTGGAGAATTAAAAGGGTATACAGAACTTTTGCAAGAATCAAGAAATGAAGCTACAAACAGAATGATACAAGAAGCTAAAAATTATGGAGCTAATGCAATAGTTAATGTAAGATATGCCACTTCCTCTGTAGCTCAAGGTGCATCTGAATTATATGTCTATGGAACAGCAGTAAAAGTAGAAGAGTAG
- the trhA gene encoding PAQR family membrane homeostasis protein TrhA, translating to MKIAEKFTLGEEIASSVLHGIGAIISILALVLLIIKSIHIGDSWHIVSYTIFGTSLIILYTMSTLYHAFPRGTTKRVFQRFDHLSIYILIAGTYTPFCLTILRGKIGWTILIVQWGLAILGIIFKSIWIDKFVAFATLIYILMGWAIVLSIKPLAASLDPIGIYLLVAGGISYTVGTIFFIFSLFKFHHAVWHIFVMLGSLFHFLVIYIYLK from the coding sequence ATGAAAATAGCAGAAAAATTTACATTAGGAGAAGAGATAGCCAGTTCTGTTCTTCACGGAATTGGAGCAATAATCTCAATATTAGCTTTAGTTTTACTTATAATTAAATCCATACATATAGGCGATAGTTGGCATATAGTTAGTTATACTATATTTGGCACGAGTCTTATTATATTGTATACAATGTCAACCTTATATCATGCTTTCCCAAGAGGAACTACTAAAAGAGTTTTCCAAAGATTTGATCATTTGTCTATATATATATTAATTGCAGGAACCTATACTCCATTTTGCCTTACAATATTAAGAGGTAAAATAGGTTGGACAATACTTATTGTTCAATGGGGACTTGCAATTTTAGGGATTATATTTAAAAGTATTTGGATAGATAAATTTGTGGCATTTGCTACTCTTATTTATATTTTAATGGGATGGGCTATAGTTTTATCTATAAAACCGTTAGCAGCTTCTCTTGATCCAATTGGAATTTATTTGCTTGTAGCAGGAGGAATATCATATACTGTTGGAACAATATTTTTTATTTTTTCACTTTTTAAATTTCATCATGCAGTATGGCATATTTTTGTTATGTTAGGAAGTCTTTTTCATTTCCTTGTTATTTATATTTATTTAAAATGA